One window from the genome of Hyperolius riggenbachi isolate aHypRig1 chromosome 6, aHypRig1.pri, whole genome shotgun sequence encodes:
- the LOC137521508 gene encoding serine/arginine repetitive matrix protein 1-like, which translates to MNKSRGEPTALYTRESAERRRATSTAHQRVRGAEESHQHCTPESPRSRGEPTALYTRESAEQRRADSTAHQRVRRAEESRQHCTPVSPQSRGDRPALYTSESAERRRATSTAHQRVRAAEESHQHCTPESPQSRGEPPALYTRESAEQRRAASTVHQRVRAAEESGQHCTPESPQSRGEPTALYTRESAKQRRADSAVHQRVRRAEESRQHCTPESPQSTGEPTALHTRESAEQRRAASTIHQRVCRAEESRQRCTPESPQSRGEPPALHTRKSAEQRRAASTVHQRVRRAEESRQHCTSQSPRSRGEPPALHTRESAEQRRAASTVHQRVRRAEESFQHCTPESPRSRGEPPALYTRESEERRRAASTAHQRVRGAEESHQHCTPESPCSRGERPALYTRESAEQRRAASTVHQRVRRAEESRQHCTPESPQSRGEPPALYTRESAEQRRADSAVHQRVCRAEKSRQHCTPESLQSREEPPALYTSESEERRRAASTVHQRVRRAEESRQRCTPVSPQSRGEPPALHTRESAEQRRAASTVHQRVRRAEESRQHCTPESPQSRGEPPALYTRESAEQRRAASTVHQRVRGAEESHQHCTPESPQSRGEPPALYTRESAEQRRAASTVHQRVRRAEESRQHCTPESPRSRGEPPALHTRESAEQRRAASTVHQRVRRAEESRQHCTPESLRSRGEPPALYTRESAEQRRAASTVHQRVCRAEESRQHCTPESLRNRGEPPALHTRESAEQRRAASTNPNSGEHCSPNTTAHQRVHGAEESHQHCTTESLQSRGELPALYTRESAEQRRAASTVHQRIRRAEEIGQHYTPVSPRSGGEPPALHTRESEERRRAASTVHQRVRRPEESHQHCTPESLRSRGEPPALYTRESAEQRRAASTVHQRVCRAEESHQHCTPESPQSRGEPPALYTRESAEQRRAASTVHQRVRRAEKSRQHCTPESPQSRGEPPALYTRESAEQRRATSTVHQRVRRAEESCQHCTPESPQSREEPPALYTRESAEQRRVDSTVHQRVRRGELPALYTRESAEQRRADRAVHQRVRRAEESRQRCTPESPRSRGEPTALYTRESAEQRINNLPDIYPEEDKTA; encoded by the exons ATGAACAAGAGCAGAGGAGAGCCGACAGCACTGTACACCAGAGAGTCCGCGGAGCGGAGGAGAGCCACCAGCACTGCACACCAGAGAGTCCGCGGAGCGGAGGAGAGCCACCAGCACTGCACACCAGAGAGTCCACGGAGCAGAGGAGAGCCGACAGCACTTTACACCAGAGAGTCCGCAGAGCAGAGGAGAGCCGACAGCACTGCACACCAGAGAGTCCGCAGAGCAGAGGAGAGCCGCCAGCACTGCACACCAGTGAGTCCGCAGAGCAGAGGAGATCGGCCAGCACTATACACCAGTGAGTCCGCGGAGCGGAGGAGAGCCACCAGCACTGCACACCAGAGAGTCCGTGCAGCAGAGGAGAGCCACCAGCACTGTACACCAGAGAGTCCGCAGAGCAGAGGAGAGCCGCCAGCACTGTACACCAGAGAGTCTGCAGAGCAGAGGAGAGCCGCCAGCACTGTACACCAGAGAGTCCGTGCAGCAGAGGAGAGCGGCCAGCACTGTACACCAGAGAGTCCGCAGAGCAGAGGAGAGCCGACAGCACTGTACACCAGAGAGTCCGCAAAGCAGAGGAGAGCCGACAGCGCTGTACACCAGAGAGTCCGCAGAGCAGAGGAGAGCCGACAGCACTGTACACCAGAGAGTCCGCAAAGCACAGGAGAGCCGACAGCACTGCACACCAGAGAGTCTGCAGAGCAGAGAAGAGCCGCCAGCACTATACACCAGAGAGTCTGCAGAGCAGAGGAGAGCCGACAGCGCTGTACACCAGAGAGTCCGCAGAGCAGAGGAGAGCCGCCAGCACTGCACACCAGAAAGTCCGCAGAGCAGAGGAGAGCCGCCAGCACTGTACACCAGAGAGTCCGCAGAGCAGAGGAGAGCCGCCAGCACTGCACATCACAGAGTCCGCGGAGCAGAGGAGAGCCGCCAGCACTGCACACCAGAGAGTCTGCAGAGCAGAGGAGAGCCGCCAGCACTGTACACCAGAGAGTCCGCAGAGCAGAGGAGAGCTTCCAGCACTGTACGCCAGAGAGTCCGCGGAGCAGAGGAGAGCCGCCAGCACTGTACACCAGAGAGTCCGAGGAGCGGAGGAGAGCCGCCAGCACTGCACACCAGAGAGTCCGCGGAGCGGAGGAGAGCCACCAGCACTGTACACCAGAGAGTCCGTGCAGCAGAGGAGAGCGGCCAGCACTGTACACCAGAGAGTCCGCGGAGCAGAGGAGAGCCGCCAGCACTGTACACCAGAGAGTCCGCAGAGCAGAGGAGAGCCGCCAGCACTGCACACCAGAGAGTCCGCAGAGCAGAGGAGAGCCGCCAGCACTGTACACCAGAGAGTCCGCAGAGCAGAGGAGAGCCGACAGCGCTGTACACCAGAGAGTCTGCAGAGCAGAGAAGAGCCGCCAGCACTGTACACCAGAGAGTCTGCAGAGCAGAGAAGAGCCGCCAGCACTGTACACCAGTGAGTCCGAGGAGCGGAGGAGAGCCGCCAGCACTGTACACCAGAGAGTCCGCAGAGCAGAGGAGAGCCGACAGCGCTGTACACCAGTGAGTCCGCAGAGCAGAGGAGAGCCGCCAGCACTGCACACCAGAGAGTCCGCAGAGCAGAGGAGAGCTGCCAGCACTGTACACCAGAGAGTCCGCAGAGCAGAGGAGAGCCGCCAGCACTGTACACCAGAGAGTCCGCAGAGCAGAGGAGAGCCGCCAGCACTGTACACCAGAGAGTCTGCAGAGCAGAGGAGAGCCGCCAGCACTGTACACCAGAGAGTCCGCGGAGCAGAGGAGAGCCACCAGCACTGTACACCAGAGAGTCCGCAGAGCAGAGGAGAGCCGCCAGCACTGTACACCAGAGAGTCCGCAGAGCAGAGGAGAGCCGCCAGCACTGTACACCAGAGAGTCCGCAGAGCAGAGGAGAGCCGCCAGCACTGTACACCAGAGAGTCCGCGGAGCAGAGGAGAGCCGCCAGCACTGCACACCAGAGAGTCTGCTGAGCAGAGAAGAGCCGCCAGCACTGTACACCAGAGAGTCCGCAGAGCAGAGGAGAGCCGCCAGCACTGTACACCAGAGAGTCTGCGGAGCAGAGGAGAGCCGCCAGCACTGTACACCAGAGAGTCCGCAGAGCAGAGGAGAGCCGCCAGCACTGTACACCAGAGAGTCTGCAGAGCAGAGGAGAGCCGCCAGCACTGCACACCAGAGAGTCTGCGGAACAGAGGAGAGCCGCCAGCACTGCACACCAGAGAGTCTGCAGAGCAGAGAAGAGCCGCCAGCACT aacccgaacagtggcgaacactgttcgcccaacactactgcacaCCAGAGAGTCCACGGAGCAGAGGAGAGCCACCAGCACTGTACAACAGAGAGTCTGCAGAGCAGAGGAGAGCTGCCAGCACTGTACACCAGAGAGTCCGCAGAGCAGAGGAGAGCCGCCAGCACTGTACACCAGAGAATCCGCAGAGCAGAGGAGATCGGCCAGCACTATACACCAGTGAGTCCGCGGAGCGGAGGAGAGCCACCAGCACTGCACACCAGAGAGTCAGAGGAGCGGAGGAGAGCCGCCAGCACTGTACACCAGAGAGTCCGCAGACCAGAGGAGAGCCACCAGCACTGTACACCAGAGAGTCTGCGGAGCAGAGGAGAGCCGCCAGCACTGTACACCAGAGAGTCTGCAGAGCAGAGGAGAGCCGCCAGCACTGTACACCAGAGAGTCTGCAGAGCAGAGGAGAGCCACCAGCACTGCACACCAGAGAGTCCGCAGAGCAGAGGAGAGCCGCCAGCACTGTACACCAGAGAGTCCGCAGAGCAGAGGAGAGCTGCCAGCACTGTACACCAGAGAGTCCGCAGAGCAGAGAAGAGCCGCCAGCACTGTACACCAGAGAGTCCGCAGAGCAGAGGAGAGCCGCCAGCACTGTACACCAGAGAGTCTGCAGAGCAGAGAAGAGCCACCAGCACTGTACACCAGAGAGTCCGCAGAGCAGAGGAGAGCTGCCAGCACTGTACACCAGAGAGTCCGCAGAGCAGAGAAGAGCCGCCAGCACTGTACACCAGAGAGTCCGCAGAGCAGAGGAGAGTCGACAGCACTGTACACCAGAGAGTCCGCAGAGGAGAGCTGCCAGCACTGTACACCAGAGAGTCCGCAGAGCAGAGGAGAGCCGACAGAGCTGTACACCAGAGAGTCCGCAGAGCAGAGGAGAGCCGACAGCGCTGTACACCAGAGAGTCCGCGGAGCAGAGGAGAGCCGACAGCGCTGTACACCAGAGAGTCTGCAGAGCAGAGGAT